One window of Oncorhynchus masou masou isolate Uvic2021 chromosome 33, UVic_Omas_1.1, whole genome shotgun sequence genomic DNA carries:
- the rho gene encoding rhodopsin has translation MNGTEGPDFYVPMSNATGIVRNPYEYPQYYLVSPAAYSLMAAYMFFLILTGFPINFLTLYVTIEHKKLRTALNYILLNLAVADLFMVIGGFTTTMYTSMHGYFVFGRTGCNIEGFFATHGGEIALWSLVVLAIERWLVVCKPISNFRFSETHAIMGVAFTWVMAAACSVPPLLGWSRYIPEGMQCSCGIDYYTRAPDINNESFVIYMFVVHFMIPLFIISFCYGNLLCAVKAAAAAQQESETTQRAEREVTRMVIMMVVSFLVCWVPYASVAWYIFCNQGSEFGPVFMTIPAFFAKSSSLYNPLIYVLMNKQFRNCMITTLCCGKNPFEEEEGASTTASKTEASSVSSSSVAPA, from the coding sequence ATGAACGGCACAGAGGGACCAGATTTCTACGTCCCTATGTCCAATGCTACTGGCATTGTTAGGAACCCCTATGAATACCCCCAGTACTACCTTGTCAGCCCAGCGGCGTACTCACTCATGGCTGCCTACATGTTCTTCCTCATCCTCACCGGCTTCCCCATCAACTTCCTCACACTCTACGTCACCATCGAGCACAAAAAGCTGAGGACCGCCCTGAACTACATCCTGCTGAACCTGGCTGTGGCCGATCTCTTCATGGTAATCGGAGGCTTCACCACTACGATGTACACCTCCATGCATGGCTATTTCGTCTTTGGAAGAACGGGCTGCAACATCGAGGGATTCTTTGCTACTCATGGTGGTGAGATTGCCCTGTGGTCCCTGGTTGTCCTGGCTATTGAGAGGTGGTTGGTCGTCTGCAAACCTATTAGCAACTTCCGCTTCAGTGAGACCCATGCCATCATGGGCGTGGCCTTTACCTGGGTCATGGCTGCTGCTTGCTCCGTGCCCCCTCTGCTTGGCTGGTCCCGCTATATCCCCGAAGGCATGCAGTGCTCATGTGGAATTGACTACTACACACGCGCCCCTGACATCAACAATGAGTCCTTTGTCATCTACATGTTCGTTGTCCACTTTATGATTCCCCTGTTCATCATCTCCTTCTGCTACGGCAACCTGCTCTGCGCTGTCAAGGCAGCTGCCGCCGCCCAGCAGGAGTCTGAGACCACCCAGAGGGCTGAGAGGGAAGTGACCCGCATGGTCATCATGATGGTCGTCTCCTTCCTAGTGTGCTGGGTGCCCTACGCCAGCGTGGCCTGGTATATCTTCTGCAACCAGGGATCAGAGTTCGGCCCCGTCTTCATGACAATTCCGGCATTCTTTGCCAAGAGTTCGTCCCTGTACAACCCTCTCATCTACGTGTTGATGAACAAGCAGTTCCGTAACTGCATGATCACCACCCTGTGCTGTGGGAAGAACCCcttcgaggaggaggagggagcctCCACCACTGCCTCCAAGACCGAGGCCTCCTCCGTGTCCTCCAGCTCCGTGGCTCCTGCATAA